The Solanum lycopersicum chromosome 8, SLM_r2.1 DNA segment GAACCCGCTCCCTCAGAAATAGGACACCATTAGTAGTGTCCGCACCAATAATAGCACCCTCAGAAGTGCTTCTCTCAATATCAACAATCCTAGAGCTAGATGGCCCAGCACCCAACTCTTGAGCCATCATCTATTGGGACTCCTAATCCATCAGCGAGGATCTCTTTCAAGACTCCAACTTAGTGCGTACTCTCTTCCTAGTACTAGAGTCATCGTCCTCTCTGGTTCGGTGGCTCTTGGAATGCTCAGGTGATGGATGCGGTGGCACATCGGTGGTCTTGAACAGTGCAGCAAGCACCGTATCCTCAGCAAGCAGTGCATTTTTGGCCTAAGACTCAGGTACCCATGCATACAGGATGGCGTCCACGTAATCCCTCAGACTCGCTAGAGCATCCTGTAGAGTCGTCAAGTAAATATAATGGCGGGACTAGCGAGAACTCTCAACTCGACGGCGTCAAGGCGATGATGGATTGCCAGAATCTACCACTATTTTCGCTGGGCAATCTTTTTCTCAAACCGCTCCTCTGCCTCAGCAATGCACTTTTATATCAAAGTCTTGATATGGAGCAGTTGTGTGGACAACTGGGCCTCTAACTTCTAGACCTTAGCAATTAAGACCAGTGCTTTAGATGGAGTGCAGCAAGAGGAACTAAGGATTGTGCTTGTTCCCGGTATAGACTACACCACGGTGGTGCTGGTAGGCTCTGATGTAACTATTTAGCCCTCCGTCTTGCTCTACCGTGTCCGCTAAGTTCTCACCTAGCAGTTGCACCTCTACTCTGGGCCTTTTGTGGGGTGCCACCGTATTTTCCTCATCCCGGATGACACCTATATAAACTATTCCAATAGGAGTATTGAGAATCTCAATATCCCATATGGTCACTCCAACAGACCTACACAACATGAAAATCAAGTAGGGGAAAGGGTACGTAGTTGTGGCCTTAAAGGCCTTCTAATGAATGACTTTCAGTAACAGTCTCGAAATGTCTACGCCAAACCCAACAACTAAAGAATCTACCAATACTATCCTATCCCATGTAACAATGTTCACTTCAATAGTTAAGGATAGGCATTGACGGACAAATAccaaataaattttgttgtgAATGtaaggttggccttcttgatgacCTCTCTAGGCTCCAACACCCAATATGCACCCTCGCAATCCATGGAAATGTATAGGCctatccacctcttggtggtctgtCTCAGCCACCATAACGCTACAAATAGCCCTCCTTTATAAGCTTCAATCGATAGTAAAACTCGGGGGTAAGGAGCTCCTTGGTAGCATCTATGTCAGCGCTATATATGAACTAGTAAATAGTAGGTAATAAGATGTCTACACTACAACCTTTGACTCGAAAATGATCAAATGGTGCCTGTTTAGAAGGATTAGACTGCCTATACAGGAAAGACTAGAGATTTTCTACATAATATTCGTAGAACACTCGCACGGCTTCCTCAATGTAGAGTCCAATGCTCATGGACATCCACTCTCGCCTATCGCGGGTGAGGAGTTAATCTACATCAGGGGCAGTGTGAAGAATCCCTATAAGAACTCGCCACTCTATTTTCATAGTATGATTCATGACCCCTTTATCTTGATCATCTTGGCGTCCCTGTAAAACTGGTATTGTCCTTGTACACACCATCGGTAAGGTTGATCAGCAACCGATGCAAGGACGTTGATCAAGGGTGATTGAGTGGAATGCGCACTGTATGCCTCATCAGACGAGTTAGAATGGACCGGTGCAGCAGGAATAGTGGAACCATGTGAAGCTGACCCATCCTCAAACTCGAAAGCCTCCTTAGAGATAGACGCTCCCTTTAAACCAGAGGCAGGCCCAGATGATGTGTCGGTTAGTGTGCGCTTCTCATTTGACTGGGAGGCAGTAGCTACGCCAGAAGCCACCTTCATAGGTGTTCCCCAAGTGGTCCTAGGAGCACATTTTGGTGTCCGAGTGCGTTGTGGAACGTATTctaatcatcatcatcgtccGATGCAATCACCAGCCGACATGAAGGTGCAACAAACTTGAACGTCCTTTAGAGTAGACTAGGTCATGCGTGGGAGCTATTGGTACTGCAAAAAAGTAGTTATTAGCTTCAATGTAAATTTCTGACACACCAAAGAGAAGCAAGACTAAACTTGGAAACACAAAACACACTCTAGTTCGGAAATGCAAAACTGACCGACCGGCACTATAGACGGTCCATCAATGGAATGACGGTCTATTGGTGGGGTCCATCGGTGAACACTTGgcaaaattttttaaagaagcAGGATCAAAGTTTCTATTAGAGATGAGTGACCTGTGGGATGGTCCGTTGTTCAGACAACAGACCGTCGACCACCCCCTTAGGTGGAATATAGACTATAGTTGAGGAACCCTCAGCAAACAGGGTTCTGTTAAAGACAATGCATGTGAAGGACAGTTCGTCAATCAGCCGATGATTTATATACCATGTCCTTAATTCAAGAGTTAGGAATATATAGGGAGTGGTTATAGACGGACCCCATCGATGGTACGTGGACTGACCGACAGTCCGTAGACGGGATCTTGTACTGTTGGTCAGAAAGATTTTTTGTAAACCATGGTTTGTaccccaaaaaataatgttcaaGCAAACTAAGATACATCAAGTTCATCTAGCATTTAAAAAACCATTTCGTCATTAAGAGGGCATGGATTATCGTAATTTCAAACCTAGATTCTAAAGGACCTTCAAACTCTATGTTAGAAAGAAAAACACTCAAAACACAGTACTTTTTGACAATAAACCCCCAACGCATTCACTCTCCATTATTCGAGGGGACTAGGAACTCAGTTTCACAAATTAAAGAATGCAATTTTGTCCCAAAGTCAAGACCCACATACGTATTATATCAATTTAGCTTCTAAATGAACAATAATTCATTGAGCAGATCAGAATGACATACCTTTGTACTGCAGTGGAGTGAATGGGGAGATGAATTTTAATACAAGAGCACACCAAGAAAAACTTTGAACACCGATCGGAATGAAGACTGAAGAAGATGGGAATTTTGGAGAGAAAAGATATGGGATTGATGGGGATTTGGGGATGAGTGAAATTAGAGTGTTAAAGGGTGAGTGAATGGGTGAGTAAGTTGACGAGTTTAAGGAAAATGGGGAGGGAAACGGTTTGAATGGGGATTTGAAAGGGTGGGTTAactgaaaagttttaaaattaaatatatattcagtCAGGTTGGGTCGGGTAATTGGGTCTGGGGAACTAACGATTCCCCATCGATGACTCCTCGGTCTATCGACAATCAGTTCACTATTGCTTCGACTGTGCCAAAACGTAGGAAAAATTAGAAATCATACCTGCGATCCATAGATGCAACTGACGGTCCGTCCATGGGACGATGATCTATCAGTTTGTCAGTCGTGCACCAGACCAATTTAAGCAGATTTGTGGTGATTTGGTTCCTGCACATTGAACACCCAATaagataatcttttttttttggaaacttTTATACACGAACCCTAGTCTATTCTCTAGCAAACACTTCTAAAAGAAAGTTAGAGAAAATGCATACATGATATTAAGTAACAACCGAAATAATGCACTACTCCTTGAAAATCAATTGAAACATATTGTTGGCTAGCAGATACATGTTGTGTTACCTCCCAATCAATgcttgatttaatgtcgcgaCATAACACAGGATTCTCGATTACTCATCCATTATCAAGATGGCATGCATCAACCACTTTATTCACATTTTTTGCAAGCCCTAGGTATATTTTGATTCTTTGTCAATTCAAATTGTACATTACACACCGCTTTGTTCTCCACTCAACCGCACCATGAGGCAAGACTAGAGTGATCACATATGGAACCGTCCATTTAGAGTTGAAtttgcccggaaacaagcgcaacctaaaGTTGattaaaagcaccaaatccccaaccacaaAGTCACGCTTCTCAATCTtgtggtcatggtacttcttcatcttttctttgtagaggtcAAAACTTTCATATGTCTTTAAGCGAAATTCATTTAGCTCATTTAACCATTAAAAATCTGCTTCGCTacttcattccaatccatcttcagtttcttcattgcccacatggTCTTATGCTCTAAATCAATCggcaagtgacaagccttccaATATACAAGTTTGTCTGGAGACATACATATGGGAATCTTGTATGCTATCTTGTAGTCCCAAAAAGCatatcaagcctccttgacaaATCTGTTCTACTCGCATTAACCCTTTTCGCTAGAATCTGCTTAATTTCTCTATTTGAGACCTTAAATTGCCCACTAGTATGAGGAAGGTAAGAAGCGTCCACAttgtggcgaaccccatattttcTAATAACCCTTTGAACAACTTGTTgaaaaagtgggatcccccatcactaataacgACCCTTGGGATGCCAAATCtataaaatatgttcttttttaagaacggggtgacactctttccttcattatttgaaaatgttatGGCATCCACCCATTTTGACATAAAGTCAATCGCCATCAGAaagtacttcatcccatgagaactcacgaaagggaccataaagtcaatgccccacacatcaaacaacTCATTTACAAAAATGGGATTTAAATGAGTTCTTTCCTTCTAGAAATACGTCTCTCTCTTTGAAACCTATCAGATGCCTTGgtgaactcatgagcatcttggttgATGGTTGGCCAATAGTGTCCACATTGCAAGATTTTATGGGCTGTGCAGATAGCACTTTGATGCCCACCCACAGGCGGTGAGTGACATGCCTCCAACGaactcaacatctcaacttccAGCACACACCGGTGATTAAGACCATcagcacaactcctatataaataTTGCTCATCCAAAAAGAACTTTTTAAAATCATgaatgaactttttcctttcaTGAGTTGATAAGTCCAATGGGACAATATATTTAGCCTTGTAATTTACAAAATCGGCAAACCATGGAAGCAAGTCTTGAGAAAcggccaatacatgctcatcaagAAAACTAGCATCAATTTTAGACTTTTCACCTAATTCTCGCATAACTTCATCCCCTAATCTGTCCAAGTGATCGAAAGcttgattttcggtcccttttATGTCTACCACTTCAAAGTCAAACAGTGCAACAGTAATACCCATCTAATAAACCTTGGTTTCTCATCCTTCTTTGCATTCAAATATCTCAAGGCAAAATAATCAGTATGCAATAACTTACATTCCAAGCAAATATGAGCGGAATTCTTCTAAGGCAAATACCATCGCAAGTTGCTCTTGTTCAGTCACAATATCATTCTTTTGAGCTTCATTAAGAGCCTTACTGGAATAATAAATgtggtgaaggattttatcccttctttgtcccaatactacacaaAGAGCAATCCCACTAGCATTACACATAACCTcaaattatttactttaatGTGGAGAAACTATAATTGGGGCagacaccaacttctccttTAACTCTCCAAATGTTTTCacacaagattcatcaaaataaaatttacacccTTTCTCAAGTAACTTGCACAGATGATGtgcaaattttgaaaaatccttgatgaacaTCCAGTAGAAACCCGCAT contains these protein-coding regions:
- the LOC138337861 gene encoding uncharacterized protein, whose amino-acid sequence is MGITVALFDFEVVDIKGTENQAFDHLDRLGDEVMRELGEKSKIDASFLDEHVLAVSQDLLPWFADFVNYKAKYIVPLDLSTHERKKFIHDFKKFFLDEQYLYRSCADGLNHRCVLEVEMLSSLEACHSPPVGGHQSAICTAHKILQCGHYWPTINQDAHEFTKASDRFQRERRISRRKELI